CACAGGTAGCCGCGCGCATCCGTGCGGCCGAACAGGCCAGCCAGCGCGCCGCAGACAGTGTCCAACTGCTCGCCGTGAGCAAGACCAAACCAGCCGAGGCCGTGCGTGAAGCCTTTGCTGCCGGGGTCCGGGATTTCGGCGAGAACTACCTGCAGGAAGCCCTCGGCAAGCAGCTCGAGTTGACCGATCTGCCCTTGAGTTGGCACTTCATCGGCCCCATTCAATCGAACAAGACGCGTGCTATCGCCGAGCACTTCGCTTGGGTGCACTCCGTGGATCGCTTGAAAATCGCTCAGCGCCTGTCCGAACAACGCCCTGCCGATCTGCCGCCGCTGAACATCTGCATCCAGGTCAACGTCAGTGGCGAGGCCAGCAAGTCCGGCTGCACCCCCGCCGACCTGCCGGCCCTGGCCAGCGCCATCAGCGCCCTGCCGCGCCTGGTGTTGCGCGGTTTGATGGCGATCCCCGAGCCCACCGACGATCGCGCCGAACAGGACGCTGCGTTTGCCGCCGTGCGCGAGCTGAACCAGAGCCTGCAGGCCAGCCTCAAGCTGCCGCTCGACACACTGTCCATGGGCATGAGCCACGACCTCGAGTCGGCCATTGCCCAGGGCGCGACCTGGGTACGTATCGGTACGGCCCTGTTCGGTGCCCGCAACTACCCCTAAATACATGGCCAGCCATCAACCCTGGCTGATATCTACTTAATAAGGACCTGACATGAGCAAGACGCGTATTGCCTTTATCGGTGCCGGAAACATGGCTGCCAGCCTGATCGGCGGCCTGCGGGCCAAGGGCCTTGAAGCCGCGCAGATCCGCGCCAGTGACCCAGGCGCCGAGACCCGTGCACGAGTCAGCGCCGAGCACGGCATTGAAGTGTTCGCCGATAACGCCGACGCCATCCAGGGCGCCGATGTGGTGGTCCTGGCGGTCAAGCCGCAGGCGATGAAAGTGGTCTGCGAGGCGATTCGCCCGCACCTGCAGCCGGGCCAATTGGTGGTTTCGATTGCCGCTGGCATCACCTGCGCCAGCATGAACAACTGGCTGGGCGCGCAACCCATCGTGCGCTGCATGCCCAACACCCCGGCACTGCTGCGTCAGGGTGTGAGCGGCCTGTACGCCACCGCCCAGGTCAGCGCCGAGCAACGCCAGCAGGCCGAGGAACTGCTGTCAGCTGTGGGCATCGCCCTGTGGCTCGACGAAGAACAGCAACTGGATGCCGTCACCGCCGTTTCCGGCAGTGGTCCGGCGTACTTCTTCCTGCTGATCGAAGCCATGACCGCAGCCGGAGAAAAGCTCGGCCTGCCGCGTGAAACCGCAGCGCAACTGACCCTGCAAACTGCCCTCGGTGCGGCACACATGGCCGTTGCCAGCGACGTCGACGCCGCCGAACTGCGCCGCCGTGTCACCTCGCCTGCCGGCACTACTGAAGCGGCGATCAAGTCCTTCCAGGCCGACGGCTTCGAAGCCCTGGTGGAAAAAGCACTGGGTGCCGCCGCACACCGCTCGGCCGAGATGGCTGAGCAATTGGGTCAATAAAGGAGCCATACATGATTGGATTGAACACTGCAGCGGTCTATGTGCTGCAAACCCTTGGCAGCCTCTACCTGCTGATCGTCCTGCTGCGCTTCGTCCTGCAACTGGTGCGGGCGAATTTCTACAACCCGCTGTGCCAATTCGCGGTCAAGGCCACCCAGCCGCTGCTCAAGCCGCTGCGCCGGGTCATCCCGAGCCTATTTGGCCTCGACCTGTCGTCGCTGGTACTGGCGATTCTGGTGCAGTTGGCGTTGATGGCCCTGACCCTGCTGCTGACCTACGGCACTACCGGTAACCCGCTGCAACTGCTGATCTGGTCGATCATCGGAGTCACGGCGCTGTTCCTGAACATCTTCTTCTACGCCCTGATCATCAGCGTGATCCTGTCGTGGGTCGCACCGGGCAGCCACAACCCGGGCGCGGAATTGGTCAATCAGATCTGCGAGCCAGCCCTGGCGCCGTTCCGCAAGATCCTGCCGAACCTCGGCGGCCTGGATATTTCGCCGATCCTGGCGTTCATGGTGCTGAAGTTGATCGACATGCTGGTGATCAACAACCTTGCGGCGATGACCATGATGCCGGAGATCCTGCGTCTGTTGATCTGATAGACCGCGTCTGCCCTCTCGCGAGCAGGCTCGCTTCTACAGGTATATATCGTACTTGTAGGAGCGCGCCTGCTCGCGAAGGCAACACCCCCAATCCAACTGCACAAAATCCCCCCCGCCCTTCGCTTGCCGCTAGCCACAGCGGTCTTTAGACTTACGCCTCATTTCAACGAGAGCAGGGTCGATGCCAACTGCCTTTCCCGCCGATTCTGTTGGTCTGGTGACGCCCCAAGTGGCGCACTTCAGCGAGCCCCTGGCCCTTGCCTGCGGCCGCTCCCTGTCAGCCTATGACCTGATCTACGAAACCTACGGCACGCTGAACGCCACGGCGAGCAACGCCGTGCTGATCTGCCACGCCCTGTCCGGTCACCACCACGCGGCCGGTTACCACAGCCCCGACGATCGCAAACCGGGTTGGTGGGACAGCTGCATCGGCCCCGGCAAGCCGATCGATACCAATCGCTTCTTCGTGGTCAGCCTGAACAACCTCGGCGGCTGCAATGGTTCGACCGGCCCCAGCAGCATCAACCCGGAGACCGGCAAGCCGTTTGGCGCCGAGTTCCCGGTATTGACCGTCGAAGACTGGGTCCACAGTCAGGCGCGCCTGGCCGAGCGCCTCGGCATCCAGCAGTGGGCCGCGGTGATCGGTGGCAGCCTTGGCGGCATGCAGGCCATGCAATGGAGCATCACCTACCCGGATCGCATCCGCCATTGTCTGGCCATTGCCTCGGCTCCCAAGCTGTCGGCGCAGAACATCGCCTTCAACGAAGTGGCACGCCAGGCGATCCTGACCGATCCGGAGTTCCATGGCGGCTCGTTCCAGGAGGCCGGGGTCATTCCCAAGCGTGGCCTGATGCTGGCGCGCATGGTCGGACACATCACTTACCTGTCGGACGATTCGATGGGTGAGAAATTCGGCCGTGGCCTCAAGAGCGAAAAGCTCAACTACGACTTCCACAGCGTCGAGTTCCAGGTCGAGAGCTACCTGCGTTATCAGGGCGAGGAGTTCTCCGGGCGTTTCGACGCCAACACTTACCTGCTGATGACCAAGGCACTGGATTACTTCGATCCAGCGGCGAACTTCGACGATAACCTGGCGAAAACCTTTGCCGGCGCCAAGGCCAAGTTCTGCGTGATGTCGTTCACCACTGACTGGCGCTTCTCCCCGGCGCGTTCGCGCGAGCTGGTGGACGCGCTTATGGCGGCTCAAAAAGACGTGTGCTACCTCGAGATCGACGCTCCGCAAGGCCACGACGCCTTCCTGATTCCGATCCCGCGCTACCTGCAGGCGTTCAGCAATTACATGAAGCGGATTACGGTGTGAGAAAGCCATGAGAGCTGATCTGGAAATCATCCAGGAATGGATCCCCGCCGGCAGCCGCGTGCTCGACCTCGGTTGCGGCGATGGCGAGCTGCTGACCTGGCTGCGCGACCACAAGCAAGTCACCGGCTACGGCCTGGAGAATGACCCGGACAACATCGCCGAGTGCGTGGCCAAGGGCATCAACGTCATCGAGCAGGACCTGGACAAGGGCCTGGGCAACTTTGCCAGCAACAGCTTCGACATCGTGGTCATGACCCAGGCCCTGCAGGCCGTGCATTACCCTGACAAGATCCTCGACGAAATGCTGCGGGTCGGGCGCCAGTGCATCATCACCTTCCCCAACTTCGGTCACTGGCGCTGCCGCTGGTACTTGGCCAGCAAGGGCCGGATGCCGGTGTCGGAGTTCCTGCCCTACACCTGGTACAACACGCCGAACATTCACTTCTGCACCTTCGAGGATTTCGAAGCGCTATGCAGCGAACGGCAAGCCAAGGTCATCGATAGACTTGCTGTCGATCAACAACACCGCCACGGGTGGGCCAGTAAGCTATGGCCTAATCTATTAGGTGAGATTGGCATCTACCGGGTCAGCAGTCCTGGCCTTCAGGATCACCAGGTAGCGGTTTAACCCTGTTATTCGAGGAGAACGATCATGAGTCGTCTTGCGCTGTTTGTCTTAACGGCCTGCCTGAGCATCGGTGCCATGGCCGCCGATGTGATCAAGGGCGAACGCCAGGAAACCTTCGGCGACGTCACGGTGCACTACAACACCTTTAATTCGACGTACATCCAGCCGGATATTGCCAAGGCGGCCGAGCTGATCCGAAGCAAGAACCAGGGCGTGATCAACGTCTCGGTGCTCAAGGCCGGTAAGCCACAGGTCGCCAATGTCAGCGGCAGCGTCAAGGACCTGACCAGCAAAAGCGTACCGCTGAACTTCAAGCAGATCACTGAGCAAGGGGCGATCTACTACATTGCCCAATATCCGGTTGAACAGCAGGAGACCCGCACCTTCGAGATCAAGGTGCAGACCGGTGACGCGATCAACACCATCAATTTCAACCAAGAGCTCTTTCCCGGCGAATGATCAATTTCCCGCAACTCGTATTGGCCAGCCATAACGCCGGCAAACTCAAGGAACTCCAGGCCATGCTCGGCGACTCGGTGCAACTGCGCTCGATCGGCGAGTTCAGCCAGGTCGAGCCTGAAGAAACCGGCCTGTCGTTCGTCGAGAACGCCATCCTCAAGGCGCGCAATGCCGCGCGCATCTCCGGTTTGCCGGCGTTGGCCGACGACTCGGGTCTGGCGGTGGACTTCCTTGGCGGCGCCCCGGGCATCTACTCGGCACGTTATGCCGATGGCCAGGGCGATGCGGCGAACAACGCCAAGCTGCTCGACGTGCTCAAGGACGTCCCGGAGGCCGAGCGTGGCGCCCAGTTCGTCTGCGTGCTGGCACTGGTACGACACGCTGACGACCCGCTGCCGATTCTCTGCGAAGGCCTGTGGCACGGCCGTATGCTGACCCAGGCCAGCGGCGAGCACGGCTTTGGCTACGATCCGCTGTTCTGGGTACCGGAGCGTAACTGCTCGAGCGCCGAACTGAGTCCGGCCGACAAAAACCAGATCAGCCACCGCGCCCGCGCAATGGTTCTGCTGCGCCAGCGTCTGGGCCTGAAATGACCCACGACTCTCCCGCGTCGCCGCTGATTTTCGGTGGCGCCGCACCTTCGTCCCGGGGCTCGTTGCCATCGCTGCCGCCCCTGGCGCTGTACATCCACATCCCGTGGTGCGTACGCAAATGCCCGTATTGCGACTTCAACTCCCACACCGCCAGCCCAGAGCTGCCGGAGGAGGAGTATGTCGACGCCCTGCTTGCTGACCTCGACCAGGACCTGCACGCGGTGTACGGCCGGGAGCTAAGCTCGATCTTCTTCGGCGGTGGCACCCCCAGCCTGTTCAGCGCCCCCGCACTGGGTCGCCTGCTCAAGGGCGTGGAACAGCGCATCCCGTTCGCCAGCGACATCGAAATCACCCTGGAAGCCAATCCGGGCACTTTCGAGCAAGAGAAGTTCGTCGCTTACCGCGCCCTGGGAATCAATCGTTTGTCGATCGGCATCCAGAGCTTCCAGCAGGAAAAACTCAAGGCCCTGGGACGCATCCACAATGGCGACGAGGCCATCCGCGCCGCCGGTATGGCGCGCCAGGCCGGGTTCGACAACTTCAATCTGGACCTGATGCACGGCCTGCCTGACCAGTCCCTGGAAGACGCCCTGGACGACCTGCGCCAAGCTATCGCGCTGAAGCCGACTCATTTGTCCTGGTATCAACTGACCCTGGAACCCAACACGGTGTTCTGGAACCAGCCGCCAACCCTGCCGGAAGACGACACACTTTGGGACATTCAGGAAGCCGGGCAAGCGCTGTTGGCCGAACACGGTTACGCCCAATACGAAGTCTCGGCCTACGCCCAGCCCGACCGGGCAGCGCGGCATAACCTCAATTACTGGAGTTTTGGTGACTTTATCGGCATTGGCGCCGGCGCCCATGGCAAGCTCAGTCACCCGGACGGACGCATCCTTCGCACCTGGAAGACCCGCCTGCCCAAGGACTACCTGAACCCGGCGAAAAGCTTCAAGGCTGGCGAAAAGGCCCTGGGTGACGAGGAAATGCCGTTCGAGTTTTTGATGAACGCCCTGCGTCTGACGGACGGGGTCGAGGCCAGGCTGTACCCGGAGCGCACCGGCATGCCCCTGGACAGCCTTGCCGAAGGCCGTCGCGACGCCGAACAAAGTGGCTTGTTGCGGGTCGAACCATCACGTCTGGCGGCTACCGAGCGCGGACAGCTGTTCCTCAATGACCTGCTGCAGAATTTTCTGATCTGATCTCAGACCTAAGGGAAAACGAATGGATTTGGTACTCGACCTGCTCGCCACTGTCTCGCGCTGGAGTCGCAGCAACCTGTCGGAAATCTCTTTGGCGCTGGTGGGTTGTTTGCTGGTGCTGTTTGGCGCGGACTTTAAAGGCTGGATCGAACAGCGCTTGGGCAACATCGCCGGAGCCTTGCGCGTGCCGATGATGTCGTTGCTGTGCGTGATCGGCAGCGGCGCCGCCCTGCTCTACGCCACCCCGTGGATCGTCAAGGGCCTGAGCCAGTTCAACAACTACAGCCTGGCGCCGGTGTTGTTGGTGGTGCTGGTGTTGATTGGGGTGGTGGCGGATCGGCGGTGATCTCGACCATGCCCTAAATCAAATGTGGGAGCGAGCAGGCTCGCTCCCACAGTTTTTGCAGTGCTCAGCTTAAGACTGTTTTTCGAACTTCAAATCCCACACCCCATGCCCAAGCCGCTCACCACGGCGTTCGAACTTGGTGATCGGGCGTTCGGCCGGGCGCGGCACGCACTTGCCGTCTTCAGCCAGGTTGCGATAACCAGGGGCGACGTTCATTACTTCCAGCATGTACTCGGCGTACGGCTCCCAGTCAGTGGCCATGTGCAGCACACCGCCGACCTTCAACTTGCTGCGCACCAGCTCGGCGAACGAGGCCTGAACAATGCGGCGCTTGTGGTGGCGGCTCTTGTGCCACGGATCCGGGAAAAACAGCATCAGGCGATCCAGGCTGTTGTCGGCCACGCAACGATTGAGCACCTCGATCGCATCGCAATCGTAGACGCGCAGGTTGGTCAGGCCCTGGGTCAGCACGCCATTGAGCAGCGCACCGACACCCGGACGGTGCACTTCGACACCGATGAAGTCCTGCTCAGGCGCAGCCGCGGCCATTTCCAGCAACGAATGGCCCATGCCGAAACCGATTTCCAGCGAGCGTGGCGCCGAGCGGCCAAACACCTGGTCGAAGTCTACCGGCGCGTCGGCCAGTGGCAGGACGAACAGCGGGGTGCCCTGCTCCAGGCCCTTTTGCTGGCCTTCGGTCATGCGCCCGGCGCGCATCACGAAACTCTTGATGCGGCGGTGTTGGCGCTCTTCGCCTTCTTCCGTCTGGATAGGCGTGTCGTTCGATTCAGTCATCAATGGCTCTTACTTGATCAGACCATCCAGCGGCGAGGAGGCGCTGGCATAGAGTTTTTTCGGCATGCGTCCGGCCAGGTACGCCAGGCGACCGGCAACAATCGCGTGTTTCATGGCTTCGGCCATCATGATCGGTTGCTGTGCATGGGCGAGGGCCGAGTTCATCAGCACCGCGTCGCAGCCCAGTTCCATGGCGATGGTGGCATCGGAAGCCGTGCCCACACCCGCATCCACCAACACCGGGATCTTCGCCTCTTCAAGGATGATCTGCAGGTTGTACGGGTTGCAGATACCCAGGCCCGAGCCGATCAGGCCGGCCAGTGGCATGACCGCGATGCAGCCGATTTCCGCCAGTTGCCGGGCGATAATAGGGTCGTCGCTGGTGTAGACCATCACGTCGAAGCCTTCCTTGACCAGGGTTTCGGCGGCCTTGAGGGTTTCGATCACGTTGGGGAACAGGGTTTTCTGGTCCGCCAGCACTTCCAGCTTCACCAGGTTATGGCCGTCGAGCAGCTCACGGGCCAGGCGGCAGGTGCGCACGGCCTCGATCGCGTCGTAGCAACCGGCGGTGTTCGGCAGGAAGGTGTAGCGATCCGGCGACAGCACTTCGAGCAAGTTCGGCTCGCCCTCGATCTGCCCGAGGTTGGTGCGGCGCACGGCGAAGGTGACGATCTCGGCACCCGAGGCTTCGATGGCCGAACGGGTTTCTTGCATGTCACGGTACTTGCCGGTACCTACCAGCAAACGCGACTGGTACGTACGACCGGCCAGGACGAAGGGCTTGTCGCTGCGAACGTTGCTCATCGGAAATCCTCTGTGGGGGTGAGGTTCTTGCACAATGCGTGTAGGGCGCGGCTGTCGCGATGGACGATCAGCCGCCGCCGATGGCGTGCACCACTTCTACCGAATCGCCTTCGGTGAGGGTGGTGTCTGCATGCTGGCTGCGCGGGACGATGTCCAGATTGCGCTCGACCGCGACACGGCGTCCGGTCAGGTCCAGACGGACCAGTAGGCCCGCAACGGTCTCGCCGTCGGGCAGTTCAAGGGATTCGCCGTTCAACTGAATGCGCATGCCGAATGCCGCCATCATTTTTAGGGGCCAGCATTCTAGCCCGATCATGACCTAAAGGTCAGTAACAAGCGTCAGGCGGTCGCCTGCAGGCGCCAGGCGGCGAGTCCCAGGCACAGCCAGCCAATCAGGAAAGCCAGGCCACCGAACGGGGTGATGATGCCAAGCTTGCCGATGCCGATGGTGGTCAGCAGGTACAGGCTGCCGGAGAACAGCAGGATACCGATGCTGAACGAAATACCGGCCCAGGCCACCAACCGACCCTGCATCTGAGTGGCCAGCAGCGCGACGCCAAACAATGCCAGCGCATGCACTAACTGATAGGTGACGCCGGTGTGGAAAATGGCCAGGTACTCAGGGGTCAGGCGGCTCTTCAAGCCATGGGCGGCGAAGGCCCCCAGGGCAACGCCGGTGAAACCGAAGAAAGCAGCCAGCATCAGAAAGCCACGCAGCATGAAGAACTCCAGTCAGACTCGATCAACAGGGTCTGTATAATGGCCCGCTCGACGGGTTCGGCCAAGCCATCTCTATGCTGCGTATATTTTTTCGACGTTTCACCAAGGCCCTGCTCTGGTTCGCGGCTGGCAGCGTGGTGTTGGTGCTGATTTTTCGCTTCGTCCCGCCACCGGGCACGACACTGATGGTCGAACGCAAGATCGAATCCTGGATCGACGGCGAGCCCATCGACCTGCAACGCGACTGGACGCCGTGGGAGGACATCTCCGATGACCTGAAAGTCGCGGTGATTGCCGGCGAAGATCAGAAATTCCCTGAGCATTGGGGCTTCGACATCGGCGCGATCCGCGCAGCCCTGGCCCATAACGAATTGGGCGGCTCGGTGCGCGGCGCCAGCACCTTGAGTCAGCAGGTGTCGAAGAATCTGTTCCTGTGGTCCGGCCGCAGTTGGCTGCGCAAGGGCCTGGAAGCCTGGTTCACCGGGCTGATCGAGGTGCTCTGGCCGAAGCAGCGGATTCTCGAGGTGTATCTCAACAGCGTTGAGTGGGATGACGGCGTGTTCGGCGCCGAAGCCGCCGCCCGCCACCATTTCGGCGTCAGCGCGAAAAATCTCAGTCCCCAACAGGCCAGCCTGCTGGCGGCGGTACTGCCCAATCCACGGGTGTGGAGCGCCAGCCATCCGACCGCCTACGTGCAACGCCGTGCCGGCTGGATTCGCCAACAAATGCGCCAGTTGGGCGGAGATAGCTACCTGATTGGCCTGAATGACTCGCGTCGGGCGCCTTGGGCGGAATAAACCCCGTTCCCGCTTCCACAGGGTGGGAGAAGATCCACAAAAAAGCCCCGGCTCTTGCGAGTCGGGGCTTTTTTTGTTGCCGGCTTTCAGCTTACGCCGCAATCGACAGTTTCAGCTTGTTCATCGCGCTCTTCTCAAGCTGGCGAATCCGCTCGGCCGAGACGTTGTACTTCTGCGCCAGGTCGTGCAGCGTGGCTTTTTCTTCTGCCAGCCAACGCTGGTAGAGGATGTCGCGGCTGCGCTCGTCCAGGACGTCCAGCGCCTCGTGCAGGTTGCTGGTGGAGTTGTCGCTCCAGTCAGCGTCTTCCAGCTGGCGGGCCGGGTCGTAGCGGTGATCTTCCAGGTAGTTGGCTGGAGACTGGAAGGCACTGTCGTCGTCCGCTTCGGCGGCCGGGTCAAAGGCCATGTCGTGGCCGGTCAGGCGGCTTTCCATCTCGCGGACTTCCCGCGGCTCTACGCCGAGGCTTTCAGCCACACGATGGACTTCTTCGTTGTTCAGCCACGCCAAGCGTTTTTTCTGGCTGCGCAGGTTGAAGAACAGCTTGCGCTGGGCCTTGGTGGTCGCGACTTTCACAATACGCCAGTTGCGCAGGATGAATTCGTGGATTTCCGCCTTGATCCAGTGCACGGCAAAAGACACCAGGCGCACACCCATTTCCGGATTGAAGCGTTTCACCGCTTTCATCAGGCCGACGTTGCCTTCCTGGATCAGGTCAGCCTGGGCCAGGCCGTAGCCACTGTAGCTACGGGCGATATGTACAACAAAACGCAGGTGGGCGAGCACCATCTGCCGAGCCGCCTCAAGATCCTGCTCATAGTAGAGACTCTCGGCCAGTTCACGCTCCTGCTCTGGCGTCAGCAGTGGAATGCTGTTCACCGTGTGCACATAGGCTTCCAGGTTTGCACCAGGAACCAGGGCATAAGCAGGTTGCAAAGAAGTGGTCATACGAAAAAACCTCCGACTCACATAACTCGTGCAGTTCAGCACTGCGAAAATTGACCGGAAACCGAAGAACAAGTTCCCCTACACGCTGAAAGGACATACAAGCAAAAAATACGATTTACTTCGGTGCAAGCTCTCTCAAATGGCGTGCCACCGCAATCCACGCACCGATATAACCCAACAACACCGCGCCTAGCAAGAGCGACAGACCATCGGCTACCGGCACGCCGGCCAGCGAGAAGTTACTGCCGTACAAGCCGGCAAGGCCGACCACCGCGTCATTCAGCCAGTTCAGGCCGAACGCCAGGACGCCCCAGGAAAAAATCCCCGCACCGAAGCCATAAAGCGCGCCCATATAGAGAAAGGGCCTACGCACATAGCTGTCTGTGCCGCCGACGAGTTTAATCACTTCTATCTCTGTGCGGCGGTTTTCAATATGAAGACGAATGGTATTGCCTATCACCAAAAGTAATGCAGAAACCAGCAACACCGTCAGACCGAAGACAAACCGGTCGCCCAGCTTGAGAATCGCCGCCAGTCGCTCGACCCAAACCAGGTCCAGTTGCGCCTGCTGCACCTTCGGCATCTCGGCAAGTCTTTGGCGCAAGGCCTCGAGGGTCGCCTTGTCGACTTCTTTCGGGGTCACCAGAACGACGCCCGGCAGCGGGTTTTCCGGCAACTCCTTGAGCGCCTCACCCAGGCCCGACTGCTGCTGGAACTCTTCCAGCGCCTGATCGCGGCTGATGTACTCGGCATCCGCCACCCCGGGCAGCGCCTTGATCTGTTCGCGCAGTTGCTCGCCTTCACCGGCGCTGGCATCCAGTTGCAGGTACAGGGAAATCTGCGCCGCACGCTGCCAGGAGCCGCCCAGGCGTTCGACGTTACTTAGCAGAAGTGACAGCCCCATCGGCAAGCTCAGGGCCACGGCCATGACCAGGCAGGTAAAGAAACTGCCGATCGGCTGCTTGCCAAGCCGGCGCAGGCTGTCGAGCAGGCTGGCGCGGTGGCTTTCGATCCAGGCCCGCAATAGGGTGCCGAAATCCGGACCATCATCTTCGTCGTGTTTTTTCTTCTGCGGTTGCGGATCGGCAGCCTTGGGGGCTACGCGCTCGGAAACCTTTGGACTGCGTGTGGCACTCATGCTCCGGCCTCCCCGTCGCCAATCAATCGGCCGCGCTGCAGGGTCAACATGCGATGGCGCATGCGCGCGATCAGCGCCAGGTCGTGACTGGCAATCAGCACGCTGGTACCCAAGCGGTTGATGTCTTCGAAAACCCCCATGATCTCTGCCGCCAAGCGCGGGTCGAGGTTACCGGTGGGCTCGTCCGCCAACAGCAGGGCCGGACGGTGGACGATGGCGCGGGCGATGCCCACACGCTGTTGCTGGCCGGTGGATAGGTCGCCGGGGTACAGGTCGCTCTTGTCCGACAGCGCGACCCGATCCAGGGCCGAATCCACGCGCTTGGCGATCTCGACCTTGGACAGGCCGAGGATCTGCAGCGGCAAGGCGACGTTGTTGAACACTGTGCGGTCAAACAGCAACTGGTGATTCTGGAACACCACCCCAATCTGCCGGCGCAGGAACGGGATCTGGGCATTGCTGATGGTCGCCAGGTCCTGCCCGGCCAGGAGCAATTTGCCAGTGGTCGGACGCTCCATCGCCAGCAACAGACGCAGCAGGGTGCTTTTACCAGCACCGGAATGGCCGGTGACAAACAGGAACTCGCCGCGGCGGACTCGAAAGCTCAGCTCATGCAAGCCGACGTGACCATTCGGATAACGCTTGCCGACCTGTTCGAAACGAATCATGCACGCTCCCGCTCGGCAAACAATGCCTGGACAAAGGGTTCTGCTTCAAAGGTGCGCAAGTCATCGATGCCTTCACCGACACCGATGTAGCGAATCGGCAGGCCGAACTGCTTGGCCAGGGCAAAAATCACCCCACCCTTGGCGGTGCCGTCGAGCTTGGTCAGGGCCAGGCCGGTCAG
This region of Pseudomonas fluorescens genomic DNA includes:
- a CDS encoding YggS family pyridoxal phosphate-dependent enzyme, whose product is MSTIADNISQVAARIRAAEQASQRAADSVQLLAVSKTKPAEAVREAFAAGVRDFGENYLQEALGKQLELTDLPLSWHFIGPIQSNKTRAIAEHFAWVHSVDRLKIAQRLSEQRPADLPPLNICIQVNVSGEASKSGCTPADLPALASAISALPRLVLRGLMAIPEPTDDRAEQDAAFAAVRELNQSLQASLKLPLDTLSMGMSHDLESAIAQGATWVRIGTALFGARNYP
- the proC gene encoding pyrroline-5-carboxylate reductase, yielding MSKTRIAFIGAGNMAASLIGGLRAKGLEAAQIRASDPGAETRARVSAEHGIEVFADNADAIQGADVVVLAVKPQAMKVVCEAIRPHLQPGQLVVSIAAGITCASMNNWLGAQPIVRCMPNTPALLRQGVSGLYATAQVSAEQRQQAEELLSAVGIALWLDEEQQLDAVTAVSGSGPAYFFLLIEAMTAAGEKLGLPRETAAQLTLQTALGAAHMAVASDVDAAELRRRVTSPAGTTEAAIKSFQADGFEALVEKALGAAAHRSAEMAEQLGQ
- a CDS encoding YggT family protein is translated as MIGLNTAAVYVLQTLGSLYLLIVLLRFVLQLVRANFYNPLCQFAVKATQPLLKPLRRVIPSLFGLDLSSLVLAILVQLALMALTLLLTYGTTGNPLQLLIWSIIGVTALFLNIFFYALIISVILSWVAPGSHNPGAELVNQICEPALAPFRKILPNLGGLDISPILAFMVLKLIDMLVINNLAAMTMMPEILRLLI
- the metX gene encoding homoserine O-succinyltransferase MetX, translating into MPTAFPADSVGLVTPQVAHFSEPLALACGRSLSAYDLIYETYGTLNATASNAVLICHALSGHHHAAGYHSPDDRKPGWWDSCIGPGKPIDTNRFFVVSLNNLGGCNGSTGPSSINPETGKPFGAEFPVLTVEDWVHSQARLAERLGIQQWAAVIGGSLGGMQAMQWSITYPDRIRHCLAIASAPKLSAQNIAFNEVARQAILTDPEFHGGSFQEAGVIPKRGLMLARMVGHITYLSDDSMGEKFGRGLKSEKLNYDFHSVEFQVESYLRYQGEEFSGRFDANTYLLMTKALDYFDPAANFDDNLAKTFAGAKAKFCVMSFTTDWRFSPARSRELVDALMAAQKDVCYLEIDAPQGHDAFLIPIPRYLQAFSNYMKRITV
- the metW gene encoding methionine biosynthesis protein MetW produces the protein MRADLEIIQEWIPAGSRVLDLGCGDGELLTWLRDHKQVTGYGLENDPDNIAECVAKGINVIEQDLDKGLGNFASNSFDIVVMTQALQAVHYPDKILDEMLRVGRQCIITFPNFGHWRCRWYLASKGRMPVSEFLPYTWYNTPNIHFCTFEDFEALCSERQAKVIDRLAVDQQHRHGWASKLWPNLLGEIGIYRVSSPGLQDHQVAV
- a CDS encoding DUF4426 domain-containing protein, giving the protein MSRLALFVLTACLSIGAMAADVIKGERQETFGDVTVHYNTFNSTYIQPDIAKAAELIRSKNQGVINVSVLKAGKPQVANVSGSVKDLTSKSVPLNFKQITEQGAIYYIAQYPVEQQETRTFEIKVQTGDAINTINFNQELFPGE
- the rdgB gene encoding RdgB/HAM1 family non-canonical purine NTP pyrophosphatase, whose product is MINFPQLVLASHNAGKLKELQAMLGDSVQLRSIGEFSQVEPEETGLSFVENAILKARNAARISGLPALADDSGLAVDFLGGAPGIYSARYADGQGDAANNAKLLDVLKDVPEAERGAQFVCVLALVRHADDPLPILCEGLWHGRMLTQASGEHGFGYDPLFWVPERNCSSAELSPADKNQISHRARAMVLLRQRLGLK
- the hemW gene encoding radical SAM family heme chaperone HemW — translated: MTHDSPASPLIFGGAAPSSRGSLPSLPPLALYIHIPWCVRKCPYCDFNSHTASPELPEEEYVDALLADLDQDLHAVYGRELSSIFFGGGTPSLFSAPALGRLLKGVEQRIPFASDIEITLEANPGTFEQEKFVAYRALGINRLSIGIQSFQQEKLKALGRIHNGDEAIRAAGMARQAGFDNFNLDLMHGLPDQSLEDALDDLRQAIALKPTHLSWYQLTLEPNTVFWNQPPTLPEDDTLWDIQEAGQALLAEHGYAQYEVSAYAQPDRAARHNLNYWSFGDFIGIGAGAHGKLSHPDGRILRTWKTRLPKDYLNPAKSFKAGEKALGDEEMPFEFLMNALRLTDGVEARLYPERTGMPLDSLAEGRRDAEQSGLLRVEPSRLAATERGQLFLNDLLQNFLI
- a CDS encoding DUF3392 domain-containing protein; this encodes MDLVLDLLATVSRWSRSNLSEISLALVGCLLVLFGADFKGWIEQRLGNIAGALRVPMMSLLCVIGSGAALLYATPWIVKGLSQFNNYSLAPVLLVVLVLIGVVADRR
- the trmB gene encoding tRNA (guanosine(46)-N7)-methyltransferase TrmB — translated: MTESNDTPIQTEEGEERQHRRIKSFVMRAGRMTEGQQKGLEQGTPLFVLPLADAPVDFDQVFGRSAPRSLEIGFGMGHSLLEMAAAAPEQDFIGVEVHRPGVGALLNGVLTQGLTNLRVYDCDAIEVLNRCVADNSLDRLMLFFPDPWHKSRHHKRRIVQASFAELVRSKLKVGGVLHMATDWEPYAEYMLEVMNVAPGYRNLAEDGKCVPRPAERPITKFERRGERLGHGVWDLKFEKQS